A genomic segment from Agelaius phoeniceus isolate bAgePho1 chromosome 2, bAgePho1.hap1, whole genome shotgun sequence encodes:
- the VTCN1 gene encoding V-set domain-containing T-cell activation inhibitor 1 — MASQGQAIFWSMTTAIVILAAVIALIIGFGVSGKHSISVTALTSPGNIGQRSILGCSFEPDIRMDSIAIQWAKEGVAGLVHEFKGGKDHLQEQDPSFQGRTAMFADQVIGGNASLELRDVQLSDAGTYQCSVTTARGSGAAVLRYRTGAFSRPVVQVEHSRHGGTLQCGAPRWFPRPAVRWMACGDTGEHLPCTANTSYQLNPENITVKVVSLLHNITANATYTCVMENSIAKAVVNIRVTASHSSSATDFSTTKVTNLQLVNLNAESVSSSFPACHWMLLLPLYLLSI, encoded by the exons CATGACTACAGCCATTGTCATCCTGGCTGCAGTGATCGCCCTGATCATTGGTTTTGGTGTCTCAG GAAAACACTCCATCAGTGTGACGGCGCTGACCTCTCCAGGGAACATTGGCCAGCGCAGCATCCTGGGCTGCTCTTTCGAGCCCGACATCCGGATGGACAGCATTGCAATCCAGTGGGCCAAGGAGGGGGTAGCTGGGCTGGTTCACGAGTTTAAGGGTGGGAAGGACCACCTGCAAGAGCAGGATCCATCATTTCAGGGCCGCACGGCCATGTTTGCGGACCAGGTGATCGGCGGGAATGCTTCCCTGGAGCTGAGGGATGTGCAGCTCTCCGATGCTGGCACCTACCAGTGCTCTGTCACCACAGCCAGAGGGAGTGGGGCAGCGGTGCTGCGGTACAGGACAGGAG CCTTCAGCAGGCCTGTGGTGCAAGTGGAGCACAGCAGGCACGGGGGCACGCTGCAGTGCGGAGCCCCGCGCTGGTTCCCTCGCCCTGCTGTGCGCTGGATGGCCTGCGGTGACACTGGGGAGCACCTGCCCTGCACTGCCAACACCAGCTACCAGCTGAACCCCGAAAACATCACTGTGAAGGTGGTTTCCCTCCTGCACAACATCACTGCTAATGCCACCTACACCTGCGTGATGGAAAACAGCATTGCCAAGGCTGTGGTCAACATCAGAGTGACAG CCTCTCACAGTTCTTCTGCTACAGATTTCAGCACTACAAAGGTGACCAACTTGCAGCTGGTGAACCTGAATGCAGAATCAGTGTCATCCTCCTTTCCAGCCTGTCACTGGATGCTTCTGCTTCCTTTATACCTGCTGTCAATATAA